In Bacteroidota bacterium, a genomic segment contains:
- a CDS encoding RNA polymerase sigma factor, with the protein MNEEKLLKEIENDPHKFGEIYEAFYKNIFGYAFRRTTNYDAAKDIAAETFLKAYVGIGKFTWRNISVLHWLYRIATNEINKYFNSRSYKPGAIGRIHEEYGIDITDYSNAENERILLEEEMEKHKEFSRVNALVKQLDTKYQEVISLRFHEHKSIKEIAVILGKREGTVKSLLSRGIDKLKETIEGS; encoded by the coding sequence TTGAATGAAGAGAAACTGCTTAAGGAGATCGAGAATGATCCTCACAAATTTGGTGAGATATATGAGGCATTCTACAAAAACATATTCGGGTATGCGTTCAGAAGAACCACGAACTATGACGCAGCCAAAGATATTGCAGCGGAGACGTTTCTCAAGGCGTACGTCGGCATCGGGAAGTTCACGTGGCGCAATATCTCTGTCCTGCACTGGCTCTACAGGATCGCAACAAATGAAATCAACAAGTACTTTAACAGCCGCTCGTATAAGCCGGGTGCCATTGGCAGGATACACGAGGAGTACGGGATTGATATAACGGATTATTCAAATGCGGAGAACGAAAGAATCCTGCTTGAGGAGGAGATGGAAAAGCACAAGGAGTTTTCCAGAGTCAACGCCCTTGTCAAGCAACTCGATACGAAATACCAGGAAGTCATATCGTTACGATTTCATGAACATAAGTCGATCAAGGAAATTGCAGTCATCCTCGGCAAAAGAGAAGGAACCGTCAAGTCACTTCTCTCTCGCGGGATTGACAAGTTGAAAGAAACCATTGAAGGATCATGA
- a CDS encoding mandelate racemase/muconate lactonizing enzyme family protein: MRITEISVFRVELPLHEGSYNWSGGNTVAVFDTTIVAVKTDAGITGYGEICPLGPAYLPAYASGARTGIAELAPRLIGMDPTQLGLINRSMDEAMRGHPYVKSALDMACWDILGKASGQSVATLLGGTYGKDFALYRAISQDTPTAMAASIAKYRSEGYSKFQLKVGGDPVTDIERIRACAQQLETGNVLIADANTGWRQHEAIRVADAVRDVDVYIEQPCMSYEECLAVRRHTNRPFVLDEVIDDLRMVVRLVNDQAADVVNLKISKVGGLTKARQIRDLCISLGIAMTIEDTWGGDIVTAAIAALAHSTPPEFLFSSTDFNSYVTVSIAEGAPQRNNGRLAASTQPGLGVRPRMEVLGRPVFTANNDPTITRHS; encoded by the coding sequence AACACGGTTGCAGTCTTTGATACAACCATCGTCGCCGTCAAGACAGATGCCGGGATCACCGGGTACGGCGAGATATGTCCTCTTGGTCCTGCGTACCTCCCGGCCTATGCCAGCGGCGCGCGCACCGGCATTGCGGAACTGGCGCCACGCCTGATTGGGATGGATCCCACACAGCTTGGACTCATCAATCGGAGCATGGACGAGGCAATGCGCGGCCACCCTTACGTCAAGTCAGCTCTCGATATGGCTTGCTGGGATATTCTGGGCAAGGCGAGTGGACAATCGGTTGCTACGCTTTTAGGGGGAACGTACGGAAAAGACTTTGCGCTGTATCGTGCGATTTCGCAGGATACACCGACGGCGATGGCTGCGAGTATCGCCAAGTACCGTTCCGAGGGTTATTCCAAGTTTCAACTCAAGGTTGGCGGAGACCCGGTGACGGACATCGAACGCATCCGCGCGTGCGCGCAGCAACTCGAAACGGGCAACGTGTTGATCGCCGATGCGAATACCGGATGGAGGCAGCACGAAGCGATCCGGGTTGCAGATGCCGTGCGTGATGTGGATGTGTATATCGAGCAACCCTGCATGAGCTATGAGGAATGTCTGGCGGTTCGTCGTCATACGAATCGACCGTTTGTGCTGGATGAAGTCATTGACGACCTGCGAATGGTAGTGCGCCTCGTCAACGACCAGGCAGCAGATGTGGTAAACCTGAAGATCTCGAAAGTGGGCGGGCTCACCAAAGCGAGGCAGATTCGTGACCTGTGCATATCACTGGGTATTGCCATGACCATCGAAGACACGTGGGGCGGCGACATTGTGACGGCCGCGATCGCAGCACTGGCACACAGCACACCACCTGAGTTTCTCTTTTCGTCAACAGATTTCAACAGTTACGTGACCGTGAGTATTGCTGAAGGTGCGCCGCAACGAAATAACGGACGTCTGGCCGCCTCAACACAACCCGGACTCGGCGTCAGGCCGAGGATGGAAGTATTAGGCCGACCAGTCTTCACCGCGAACAATGATCCGACAATCACCCGCCATTCGTAA